A stretch of DNA from Desmospora activa DSM 45169:
TCGGTATCGCCGCTGTATAAACGGGTGGCGCTAACGTTTGACGATGGCCCGGATGGCCGATATACGGTGGAGATTTTAGATATTTTGAGGAGAGAAGGTGTACCGGCCACTTTTTTTGTTGTGGGCCATATGGTTCGGGGTTATCCAGGTATCGTCAAGCGAATGGATGAGGAGGGACATGTGGTGGCCAATCACTCGTGGAGCCATCCCATCCTGACTCAAATGAATGAAAAAAAGATCAAAAAGGAACTAACCGCCACCAATCGCGCCGTGGAACAAGCGATCGGCAAGGAGATGTTGCTGATGCGTCCCCCCTACGGCGCAATTCGTGGAAAAGAGGAGATCGTGAAAAATGGCGGCTGGGAAATTGTGATGTGGGATGTAGACCCCATGGATTGGAAACGGGAGAAGACGGCGCAAGAGATTCGTTTCTCCGTAACCGGTGGAGTGAAGCCGGACAGCATTGTGCTACTTCATTCTGCCGGTGGTGATCGGGAGGCGACGGTACGGGCGCTTCCTGGTATTATCCGGGATCTGCACCGAGCAGGGTATCGCTTTGTAACGGTGGATGAGATATTGGGTGAGTCTCCCTACAAAAACTGACAAAAGACTGGAAAAATCAGCTGTTTGCATAGACGGCTGATTTTTTCAATGCTACATTGTATTTGGGAGATCGATCGTTCAATTT
This window harbors:
- a CDS encoding polysaccharide deacetylase family protein, which codes for MNGAFPSGWTWGWFLILVLGCLAIFPLTFNALVQGQENGESSDEAPVVDDEDLPLSAQIASQQWEKVSREAVDAESVSPLYKRVALTFDDGPDGRYTVEILDILRREGVPATFFVVGHMVRGYPGIVKRMDEEGHVVANHSWSHPILTQMNEKKIKKELTATNRAVEQAIGKEMLLMRPPYGAIRGKEEIVKNGGWEIVMWDVDPMDWKREKTAQEIRFSVTGGVKPDSIVLLHSAGGDREATVRALPGIIRDLHRAGYRFVTVDEILGESPYKN